One Calditrichota bacterium DNA segment encodes these proteins:
- a CDS encoding protein-glutamate O-methyltransferase, with protein sequence MKPNIRILENRRMTAQDFSRLGTYIENEFGIKMPGSKKMMLQARLQKRLRELGHATFREYINYIFSRAGKDEILRMVDEVTTNKTDFFREPEQFDFLYQYVLPELREKKKGKAKFISVWSAGCSSGEEPYSIAMTLAEFVEKNKDFDFEILATDLSQKVLEEARVAIYQEEQIEAIPMKLRKKYLLKSKTKQDKIVRIVPAIRQKVKFFQHNLMANTIFTNRSFDIIFCRNVIIYFDQERQKELFQRFYHHLNSGGFLFLGHSESMINFGLPFEMVKPKIYRKS encoded by the coding sequence ATGAAACCCAATATCCGGATACTCGAAAATCGACGCATGACCGCACAAGATTTTTCCCGACTGGGGACGTATATTGAAAATGAATTTGGCATAAAAATGCCGGGGTCGAAAAAGATGATGCTCCAGGCGCGATTGCAAAAACGATTGCGCGAACTTGGCCATGCGACGTTTCGGGAGTACATTAATTACATTTTCAGCCGCGCGGGGAAAGATGAAATTTTGCGCATGGTTGACGAAGTGACCACAAATAAGACCGATTTTTTTCGCGAACCAGAGCAATTTGACTTTTTGTATCAATATGTATTGCCGGAATTAAGAGAAAAAAAGAAAGGAAAGGCAAAATTCATTTCCGTCTGGAGCGCGGGTTGTTCCTCCGGCGAGGAACCTTATTCGATTGCGATGACTTTGGCGGAGTTTGTTGAAAAAAATAAGGACTTTGATTTTGAAATTCTGGCAACGGACTTGTCTCAAAAAGTACTGGAGGAAGCAAGAGTAGCAATTTACCAGGAAGAGCAAATTGAAGCAATTCCTATGAAATTGCGAAAAAAATATTTGCTCAAAAGCAAAACAAAACAGGACAAAATTGTTCGCATTGTTCCGGCTATCCGCCAAAAAGTGAAATTTTTCCAACACAATCTCATGGCTAACACTATATTTACGAATCGTTCTTTTGATATTATTTTTTGCCGAAATGTGATCATTTATTTTGATCAGGAAAGACAGAAAGAACTATTTCAGCGATTTTATCACCATCTCAATTCAGGGGGATTTCTTTTTCTTGGTCATTCGGAGAGCATGATTAATTTTGGCTTGCCGTTTGAAATGGTGAAGCCTAAAATTTATCGAAAGAGCTGA